A single window of Nicotiana tomentosiformis chromosome 1, ASM39032v3, whole genome shotgun sequence DNA harbors:
- the LOC104088913 gene encoding uncharacterized protein: MDVWSWISELPNSENWSTVDDSSLIYTLATPIAKSNQSIQFKAERKFELNTETNSSLVFSVCLVGFHESSDEDVTIWVSDTCHLSSDKPFLPLVLQLLQEIISRSPTAHDSCCPRSQLQKLQPDPFSWILESHSPESFSSFFNLIFLTRLFWMFAFDAPPEVGSLYFHSLLAPNLETFSCKHAPVLRTFFISVGTDVELCFMRTFGYMLAKWLILREVGGVGLKSLTPVASHYLGFSYATEAHGLWILKGYAPVKAMKPTRMNGDKIQFPVIEAKEIALKYTLAHQQLEAVIQFEYTVGFYDGFIQVRARLDNMRLGVARLGFNKNEEEEGSYLQEKHFPSRIRVWVGPEVGANYVGGLSLGRSTNNVEREFEMQRVLKGNFGNPKQPEVKARAKMATRSKMKNWRWDQEAEGNAAIYEAILYDHVSSSEIATWKPSTGDDRNNQLMNNFRGRYFGGNRAFTKKGGLVFAGEECGEEVVWRLSKEMEGSVLKWRVGGQVWLSYWPNNVKSSYYETRLVEWCDEVDLPLIPGKIF, from the coding sequence ATGGATGTTTGGTCTTGGATATCTGAACTTCCTAACTCAGAGAACTGGAGTACTGTGGATGACTCGTCTCTCATTTATACTCTTGCTACTCCCATAGCCAAATCCAACCAATCAATTCAATTCAAAGCTGAGAGAAAATTTGAGCTTAACACTGAGACTAATTCTTCATTGGTCTTCTCTGTATGCTTGGTAGGATTTCATGAATCCTCCGATGAAGATGTGACTATCTGGGTTTCTGACACGTGTCATCTTTCCTCGGACAAGCCATTCTTGCCGCTGGTTTTACAGCTGCTTCAAGAAATCATCTCGCGTTCACCCACGGCGCATGATAGCTGTTGTCCACGTTCACAGCTCCAGAAGCTCCAACCCGACCCGTTTTCTTGGATCCTCGAGTCCCACTCACCAGAATCATTCTCCAGCTTCTTCAATCTCATCTTTCTAACGCGACTTTTCTGGATGTTTGCATTCGACGCGCCACCGGAGGTGGGGTCTCTATATTTCCACTCCTTGCTAGCTCCGAACCTAGAAACGTTCTCGTGCAAGCACGCGCCAGTTCTGAGAACCTTCTTCATTTCAGTCGGGACGGACGTGGAACTCTGTTTCATGCGCACGTTCGGGTACATGTTAGCAAAATGGCTGATTTTAAGGGAAGTTGGCGGCGTAGGATTAAAGTCGTTAACGCCGGTAGCATCTCATTACCTCGGATTCTCCTATGCCACGGAGGCTCACGGGTTATGGATCTTAAAAGGATACGCGCCTGTGAAGGCAATGAAACCCACGCGCATGAACGGTGACAAAATTCAATTTCCAGTAATTGAAGCGAAAGAGATTGCACTAAAATATACCCTAGCCCATCAGCAACTTGAGGCTGTGATCCAATTTGAATATACAGTTGGATTCTATGATGGGTTTATCCAAGTTAGGGCCCGTTTGGATAATATGCGTCTTGGAGTGGCAAGATTGGGCTTTAATAAAAATGAGGAAGAGGAGGGTTCTTATTTGCAAGAGAAGCACTTTCCATCTAGGATTCGAGTTTGGGTTGGGCCAGAAGTGGGTGCAAATTATGTGGGCGGGTTAAGTTTGGGCCGGTCCACTAACAATGTCGAGCGCGAGTTTGAAATGCAAAGAGTCCTAAAGGGCAATTTCGGTAATCCAAAACAACCAGAAGTGAAGGCAAGGGCAAAGATGGCAACAAGATCAAAGATGAAAAATTGGAGGTGGGACCAAGAAGCTGAAGGAAATGCAGCTATATACGAAGCAATCTTATACGACCACGTGTCAAGCAGTGAAATTGCCACGTGGAAGCCGAGTACTGGCGATGATAGAAACAATCAACTTATGAATAATTTTCGAGGAAGATACTTTGGTGGGAATAGAGCATTTACTAAGAAGGGTGGTTTGGTATTTGCAGGGGAGGAATGTGGTGAAGAAGTAGTATGGAGGTTGAGCAAAGAAATGGAAGGAAGTGTATTGAAGTGGAGAGTAGGGGGTCAAGTATGGTTAAGTTATTGGCCAAATAATGTAAAAAGCTCATACTATGAGACAAGGCTTGTGGAATGGTGTGATGAAGTAGATTTGCCTTTGATTCCTGGGAAAATATTTTAG